One window of the Negativicutes bacterium genome contains the following:
- a CDS encoding SagB/ThcOx family dehydrogenase, with amino-acid sequence MIGKEFIESTKYQYIKTTGHSEKKLAPLIQLPYNPEDMIINLPEPDFFDEQQVNFLEMIELRTTIRHYSDKSMSLKDLSYLLWCTQGVKMVVEKGSLRNVPSAGARHAFETYLLVNNVEGLEKGIYRFLAIEHKLLAIKVDESLLDEAIPAFLNQKTIANAAVTFIWVAVAERMVWRFGERGYRYLLLDAGHICQNLYLAGQNVNCGTCAIAAFDDDAVNRFLNLDGEELFVAYAATVGKY; translated from the coding sequence ATGATCGGTAAAGAATTTATCGAAAGTACTAAGTATCAATATATAAAGACAACAGGGCATAGTGAAAAAAAGTTGGCACCGTTAATTCAACTGCCATATAATCCGGAAGATATGATTATTAATTTACCGGAACCTGATTTTTTTGATGAGCAACAAGTTAATTTTTTGGAAATGATTGAACTTCGAACAACCATTAGGCATTATAGTGATAAAAGTATGAGCCTAAAAGATTTATCTTATTTACTTTGGTGTACTCAAGGGGTAAAAATGGTAGTGGAAAAAGGGAGTTTGCGTAATGTCCCTTCAGCCGGTGCTAGACACGCCTTTGAAACATATTTACTCGTTAATAATGTTGAAGGATTGGAAAAAGGAATTTATCGTTTTTTAGCAATTGAACACAAATTGTTGGCAATAAAGGTTGATGAATCTTTATTAGATGAAGCGATTCCGGCATTTTTAAACCAAAAAACTATTGCTAATGCTGCTGTTACTTTTATATGGGTAGCAGTGGCGGAAAGAATGGTTTGGCGCTTTGGTGAACGAGGTTATCGTTATTTATTGCTAGATGCCGGACATATTTGTCAAAACCTTTATTTAGCAGGACAAAATGTAAATTGTGGCACTTGTGCCATAGCGGCATTTGATGATGATGCGGTAAATAGATTTTTAAATTTAGATGGTGAAGAGCTCTTTGTTGCATATGCGGCGACAGTCGGAAAATACTAA
- a CDS encoding bifunctional phosphoribosyl-AMP cyclohydrolase/phosphoribosyl-ATP diphosphatase HisIE, whose protein sequence is MIEDIKYDEKGLVPAIIQDVKTNEVLMLAYMNKESLAKTIASGQTWFYSRSRKELWNKGATSGNVQNVVDVFYDCDQDALLIKVEQNGVACHTGEYSCFYRKLNDVSPNKTLVSDNNGIATLLNELYSVINDRKENPKEGSYTTYLFEKGQDKILKKVGEESAETIIASKNMDNNELLYEMADLWYHCLVLLSFHGVVPNELLQELKKRRK, encoded by the coding sequence ATGATAGAAGATATAAAATATGATGAAAAAGGGCTTGTGCCAGCAATAATTCAAGATGTCAAAACGAACGAAGTATTGATGTTAGCGTATATGAATAAAGAATCTTTAGCAAAGACAATTGCAAGTGGACAAACTTGGTTTTATAGCCGAAGTCGTAAAGAACTGTGGAATAAGGGTGCAACCTCAGGTAATGTTCAAAATGTGGTAGATGTTTTTTATGATTGTGATCAAGATGCACTGTTAATTAAAGTTGAACAAAATGGTGTTGCTTGTCACACTGGAGAATATAGTTGTTTTTATCGTAAACTGAATGATGTTAGTCCTAATAAAACATTAGTAAGTGATAACAATGGTATAGCTACATTATTAAATGAATTATACTCTGTTATTAATGATCGAAAAGAAAATCCTAAAGAAGGTTCTTATACAACTTATTTGTTTGAAAAAGGTCAAGACAAAATTTTGAAGAAGGTTGGCGAAGAAAGTGCAGAGACAATCATTGCTTCGAAAAATATGGACAATAATGAATTGCTGTATGAAATGGCAGATTTGTGGTATCATTGTTTAGTGTTATTATCATTTCACGGAGTTGTTCCTAATGAACTATTACAGGAGCTAAAAAAACGGAGGAAGTAA
- the hisF gene encoding imidazole glycerol phosphate synthase subunit HisF, which produces MYTKRIIPCLDVKDGRVVKGTNFVGLRDAGDPIELSAVYDKEIADELVLLDITASHEERNTMVDVVSACASEVFIPFTVGGGIRTVEDIRKMLKAGADKVSLNTAAIKNPDLIAEGAKRFGSQCIVLAVDARSDHNGGWEVYINGGRTSTGLDVIEWVKKGVQLGAGEILLTSMDKDGTKDGYDIPLTKAVSESVNVPVIASGGAGALEHFYDVLTAGKADAVLAASVFHYGQFTVRQVKEYLRSRGVEVRL; this is translated from the coding sequence ATGTATACAAAGAGAATAATTCCTTGTTTAGATGTTAAAGATGGTCGTGTTGTAAAGGGGACAAATTTTGTAGGATTGCGTGATGCCGGAGATCCTATTGAATTGTCGGCAGTTTATGATAAAGAAATTGCCGATGAACTTGTGTTACTGGACATAACAGCGTCTCATGAAGAACGAAATACGATGGTAGATGTTGTTAGTGCTTGTGCTTCAGAGGTTTTTATTCCGTTTACGGTAGGGGGCGGGATTAGGACTGTTGAAGATATTCGAAAAATGTTAAAAGCCGGAGCCGATAAGGTTTCGTTAAATACAGCGGCGATAAAAAATCCTGATTTAATAGCAGAAGGTGCAAAACGCTTTGGTAGTCAATGTATAGTTTTAGCAGTAGATGCTAGAAGTGATCATAACGGTGGTTGGGAAGTATATATTAATGGTGGTAGAACATCGACCGGGCTGGACGTGATTGAATGGGTGAAAAAAGGGGTTCAACTTGGTGCCGGTGAAATTTTACTTACTAGTATGGATAAAGATGGTACTAAGGATGGCTATGATATACCATTAACGAAAGCTGTATCTGAAAGTGTTAATGTCCCTGTTATTGCCTCGGGCGGTGCAGGAGCATTAGAGCACTTTTATGATGTGTTAACGGCTGGTAAAGCTGATGCTGTTCTAGCTGCGTCAGTATTTCATTATGGTCAGTTTACAGTAAGACAAGTTAAAGAGTATTTAAGATCAAGAGGGGTTGAAGTGAGATTATGA
- the hisA gene encoding 1-(5-phosphoribosyl)-5-[(5-phosphoribosylamino)methylideneamino]imidazole-4-carboxamide isomerase, protein MIIFPAIDIRGGKCVRLTEGRFDQETIFADKPLEMAKQWVAQGAQYLHLVDLDGALKGASVNTAVIKEIVDFVDIPVQLGGGIRTIENIEHILSLGITRVILGSVAVKNPELVKEACQKFGDKIVVGIDAKNGEVAVEGWGISGGVKTEDLAKQMATVGVERIIFTDISRDGTLTGVNVEATAELAKLSGLKIIASGGVSSLEDIKAVKAVENSGVEGVIVGKAIYTGAVDLPAAIKIAQG, encoded by the coding sequence ATGATAATATTTCCGGCAATTGATATCCGCGGTGGCAAATGTGTAAGGTTAACGGAAGGTCGTTTTGATCAAGAAACAATTTTTGCGGATAAACCTTTGGAGATGGCGAAACAATGGGTAGCACAAGGCGCCCAATACTTGCATTTAGTGGATTTAGATGGTGCCTTAAAAGGGGCATCTGTTAATACGGCTGTTATCAAAGAGATTGTTGATTTTGTTGATATCCCAGTACAGCTAGGTGGAGGAATCAGAACAATTGAAAACATTGAACATATTTTATCGTTAGGGATAACCAGAGTTATTTTAGGGTCAGTGGCTGTAAAAAATCCTGAATTAGTAAAAGAAGCCTGTCAAAAGTTTGGTGACAAAATAGTGGTAGGCATTGACGCTAAAAATGGAGAAGTTGCAGTGGAAGGCTGGGGCATTTCCGGCGGGGTTAAAACAGAAGACTTAGCAAAACAAATGGCCACTGTGGGGGTGGAACGAATAATTTTCACTGATATCTCCAGAGATGGTACGTTGACTGGTGTTAATGTTGAAGCTACGGCTGAATTAGCAAAGCTAAGTGGTCTTAAAATAATTGCTTCCGGTGGTGTCAGTTCGTTGGAAGATATAAAAGCGGTAAAAGCTGTTGAAAATAGCGGGGTTGAAGGTGTAATTGTTGGCAAAGCTATTTATACCGGTGCAGTAGATTTACCTGCTGCGATTAAAATTGCACAGGGGTGA
- the hisH gene encoding imidazole glycerol phosphate synthase subunit HisH, producing the protein MIAIIDYGMGNLFSVEKAFVKLGAKVIVTNDEKVILQADKVVLPGVGAFGDCMNNLEQSGLIPAIKEVVNSGKPFLGICLGLQLLFEESEESPGVKGLGIFRGKVQKIIAPDLKIPHMGWNSLKLNNSSYLFDDMDKNPYVYFVHSYQAVPIDNIITAVTDYGGNVTAAVGKDNVQAVQFHPEKSSAVGMKILTNFVNS; encoded by the coding sequence ATGATTGCAATAATAGATTATGGAATGGGCAATTTGTTTAGTGTAGAAAAAGCTTTTGTGAAATTAGGAGCAAAAGTTATTGTAACAAACGATGAAAAAGTTATTCTGCAAGCAGACAAAGTGGTTTTGCCAGGTGTGGGTGCTTTTGGTGATTGTATGAATAATTTAGAGCAAAGTGGTTTAATTCCGGCGATAAAAGAAGTTGTTAATAGTGGAAAGCCTTTTTTAGGGATTTGCTTAGGCTTACAACTGTTATTTGAAGAGAGTGAAGAAAGCCCGGGAGTTAAAGGTTTAGGCATTTTCCGTGGGAAAGTTCAAAAGATAATAGCACCGGACTTAAAAATACCTCATATGGGCTGGAATAGCTTAAAACTTAATAATAGTTCATATTTATTTGACGACATGGATAAAAATCCTTATGTTTATTTTGTGCATAGTTATCAAGCTGTTCCAATTGATAATATAATAACGGCAGTTACTGATTATGGTGGTAATGTTACGGCAGCAGTAGGAAAAGATAATGTGCAAGCAGTGCAATTTCATCCTGAAAAATCAAGTGCGGTTGGCATGAAAATACTAACTAATTTTGTAAATAGTTAA
- the hisB gene encoding imidazoleglycerol-phosphate dehydratase HisB — MRCAEVSRRTGETDINISLDIDGQGTSNLDTGMGFFEHMLNLFTTHGQFNLKVECSGDLFVDGHHSVEDIGIALGQAFTKAMGDKVGIKRYGTAFVPMDEALIMVSLDLSGRAFLNYEVLVKAQMIGDYDTELTEEFLRAFAFNAGITLHVKMMAGSNSHHIVEGVFKALARALREALTIDERIQGVMSTKGML, encoded by the coding sequence ATGCGTTGTGCTGAAGTATCTCGTAGAACCGGTGAAACTGATATTAATATTAGTTTAGACATTGATGGTCAAGGAACTAGCAACCTTGATACCGGAATGGGTTTTTTTGAGCATATGTTGAATTTATTTACTACTCATGGTCAATTTAATCTAAAAGTAGAATGTAGTGGAGATTTATTTGTGGATGGCCACCATAGTGTAGAGGATATTGGTATTGCACTAGGCCAAGCTTTCACTAAAGCAATGGGAGATAAAGTTGGCATCAAAAGATATGGTACGGCTTTTGTACCGATGGATGAAGCTTTAATAATGGTATCATTGGATTTAAGTGGTAGAGCATTTTTAAACTACGAGGTATTAGTAAAGGCGCAGATGATTGGAGATTATGATACTGAATTAACCGAAGAGTTTTTAAGAGCTTTTGCGTTCAATGCAGGAATTACTTTGCATGTAAAGATGATGGCTGGTAGTAACTCCCATCATATAGTAGAGGGTGTTTTTAAAGCATTAGCCAGAGCATTAAGAGAGGCGTTAACAATCGACGAAAGAATTCAAGGTGTAATGTCTACTAAAGGAATGTTATAA
- the hisC gene encoding histidinol-phosphate transaminase encodes MTKYRSGLTELPTYDVHVKEYDIKVDANESNLNLPPLVQERVVNRLGYLAFNRYPDSGMSLREEIADNFGLTTDNILLGNGSSELLEKLFFAFGGQGNSIVFPTPSFSMYNIYAKISDTKAVAVCLEDDYTLIPGKVLAAAEDEQATLIVICTPNNPTGNVVPLYDIEYILKNAQCPVVIDEAYVEFHGISAVSLLEKYDKLIICRTFSKAYGFASARIGYMLAAKDIITMVAKTCMPFHVNALTLAAAEIVYQMRDEFIPVIKQTVAERQRMEEKLQTFKEMVVYPSETNFILIKLDKANQLNEFLEQNSIGVRSFNNAPQLENCIRITIGTPEENDVIFSKISEFINKER; translated from the coding sequence ATGACTAAGTATCGCAGTGGGTTAACGGAACTGCCAACGTATGATGTTCATGTGAAAGAATATGATATAAAAGTTGATGCAAATGAAAGTAATTTAAATTTACCACCGTTGGTTCAAGAACGAGTAGTAAATAGATTGGGGTATTTGGCTTTTAATCGCTATCCTGATTCTGGTATGAGCTTAAGAGAAGAAATAGCGGATAATTTTGGTTTAACAACGGATAATATTTTATTAGGAAATGGCTCTAGTGAATTGTTAGAAAAACTATTTTTTGCGTTTGGTGGACAGGGTAATAGTATTGTTTTCCCAACTCCATCATTTTCGATGTATAATATTTATGCTAAAATCAGTGATACTAAGGCGGTAGCAGTTTGCTTAGAAGACGATTATACCTTAATACCTGGTAAAGTGTTAGCTGCGGCTGAAGATGAACAGGCAACTTTAATTGTAATTTGTACTCCTAATAATCCTACTGGCAATGTTGTACCACTTTATGATATCGAATATATTTTAAAAAATGCACAATGTCCGGTAGTAATTGATGAAGCTTATGTTGAATTTCATGGTATTTCAGCAGTAAGTTTATTGGAAAAGTATGACAAATTAATAATTTGCCGTACTTTTTCGAAAGCTTATGGCTTTGCCTCAGCTCGTATTGGTTATATGTTGGCGGCAAAAGATATTATAACAATGGTAGCGAAAACTTGTATGCCGTTTCATGTTAATGCCTTAACTTTAGCAGCGGCGGAAATTGTGTATCAAATGCGGGATGAATTTATTCCTGTTATCAAGCAAACAGTAGCTGAACGTCAAAGAATGGAAGAAAAATTACAGACGTTTAAGGAAATGGTTGTTTACCCCTCAGAAACAAATTTTATATTAATTAAGCTTGATAAAGCTAATCAACTTAATGAATTTTTAGAACAAAATTCTATCGGGGTAAGAAGTTTTAATAATGCTCCGCAATTAGAAAATTGCATTAGGATTACAATTGGTACTCCGGAAGAAAATGATGTAATTTTCAGTAAAATATCTGAATTTATTAATAAAGAGAGGTAA
- the hisD gene encoding histidinol dehydrogenase, whose product MRIIETKNIDNNQLRKILTKPAFDEVMLGDGAKKRIKESFGKELSAVEVVETIVNDIRSNGDNAVKKYIKLIDNVDFANTSLEVTTAEYEKALSLVDSKVVAAIKKAVSNVKKYHEEQKPKSWITYRDHGSILGQSCIPLEIVGIYVPGGTASYPSSVIMNAVPAAVAGVKDIIMVVPSDKNGEVNPYVLVAAKEAGVSRIFKVGGAQGIAALAFGTETIPKVDKITGPGNIFVTLAKKAVYGHCDIDMLAGPSEILIVADQTADPAYIAADMLSQAEHDVLASSILLTDNIKLAQKVTAELEVQLAKLPRAEIAKLALEKNGLIIVADNIKECMELANVSAPEHLEILTADPFNLLPLVRHAGAVFLGAYSPEPLGDYFAGPNHVLPTGGTARFYSVLNVETFMKRTSIISYTKEALQAVQDDIISLAEAEGLTAHANAIRVRGE is encoded by the coding sequence ATGAGAATTATTGAAACTAAAAATATAGATAATAACCAGCTAAGAAAAATTTTAACTAAACCGGCCTTTGATGAAGTGATGCTAGGTGACGGGGCAAAAAAAAGAATAAAAGAAAGCTTTGGCAAAGAGTTATCAGCAGTGGAAGTTGTTGAAACAATAGTTAATGATATTCGCAGTAATGGCGATAATGCTGTAAAAAAATATATTAAACTGATTGATAATGTTGATTTTGCTAATACAAGCTTGGAAGTGACGACAGCAGAATATGAAAAGGCTTTGAGTTTAGTTGATAGCAAAGTTGTTGCAGCAATAAAAAAAGCAGTAAGTAATGTGAAAAAATATCATGAAGAGCAAAAACCAAAATCTTGGATTACTTATCGTGATCATGGGTCGATTTTGGGGCAAAGTTGTATTCCATTAGAGATTGTAGGGATTTATGTGCCGGGTGGTACGGCTTCATATCCTTCCTCGGTGATTATGAATGCAGTCCCAGCAGCAGTTGCAGGAGTAAAAGATATTATTATGGTGGTTCCTTCGGATAAAAATGGAGAAGTTAATCCTTATGTTTTAGTAGCAGCTAAAGAAGCAGGAGTAAGCCGTATTTTTAAAGTTGGCGGTGCACAAGGTATTGCTGCACTTGCTTTTGGTACTGAAACTATTCCGAAGGTAGATAAAATAACCGGACCAGGCAATATTTTTGTGACATTGGCTAAAAAGGCTGTGTATGGACACTGCGACATTGACATGTTAGCAGGGCCTAGTGAAATCCTTATTGTTGCAGATCAAACAGCAGACCCAGCTTATATTGCTGCTGACATGCTAAGTCAAGCCGAACACGATGTTTTAGCATCAAGTATTTTGTTAACTGATAATATAAAGTTGGCACAAAAAGTAACAGCGGAACTTGAGGTGCAATTAGCAAAATTGCCAAGAGCGGAAATTGCTAAATTAGCATTGGAGAAGAATGGGTTAATTATTGTTGCTGATAATATTAAAGAATGTATGGAGCTTGCCAATGTTTCGGCACCGGAACATTTAGAAATATTGACGGCAGATCCTTTTAATTTATTACCATTAGTACGTCATGCCGGAGCGGTATTCTTAGGAGCTTATTCACCGGAACCACTAGGGGATTATTTTGCTGGTCCTAATCATGTTTTACCGACCGGTGGTACGGCAAGATTTTACTCAGTATTAAATGTAGAGACTTTTATGAAGCGGACAAGTATTATTTCATATACGAAAGAAGCATTACAAGCGGTACAAGATGATATAATTTCTTTAGCGGAAGCAGAAGGGTTAACCGCTCATGCTAATGCTATTAGAGTAAGGGGTGAATGA
- a CDS encoding ATP phosphoribosyltransferase, whose product MTSNDMEYLTIALPKGKLFSKSADLLAEIGYTAEGLSEKSRKLVITNEDKKIRFIITKTADLPTYVEYGAADIGIIGKDVLLEENKDVYELLDLKFGFCRLMMAVPEELLQEKITDYAHMRVATKFPKVAEKFFNNKGMQMEFIKLNGSIELGPMVGLAEVIVDIVETGRTLKENKLIEVAHIANATARFIANRVSFKMKFDRINQMVEDLRYIVESESKK is encoded by the coding sequence ATGACTTCAAATGATATGGAATATTTAACAATAGCGTTGCCTAAAGGTAAATTATTTTCAAAATCAGCCGACTTATTGGCTGAAATTGGTTACACCGCTGAAGGGTTAAGTGAAAAATCTCGTAAATTAGTGATAACAAATGAAGATAAAAAAATCAGATTTATTATTACTAAAACCGCTGATTTACCAACTTATGTAGAATATGGGGCAGCTGATATTGGAATTATTGGAAAAGATGTTTTATTGGAAGAGAACAAAGATGTCTATGAATTATTGGATTTAAAATTTGGTTTTTGTCGTTTAATGATGGCGGTACCGGAAGAGTTATTACAAGAAAAAATAACTGATTATGCTCATATGCGAGTAGCAACAAAATTTCCGAAAGTTGCCGAAAAGTTTTTTAACAATAAAGGGATGCAAATGGAATTTATCAAACTAAATGGCTCGATAGAGTTAGGACCGATGGTTGGCTTAGCTGAGGTTATTGTTGATATTGTTGAGACTGGGAGAACTTTAAAGGAGAACAAACTGATAGAGGTTGCTCATATTGCTAATGCAACAGCACGTTTCATTGCTAATAGAGTTAGCTTTAAGATGAAATTTGATCGTATTAATCAAATGGTTGAAGATTTACGCTATATTGTAGAAAGTGAGTCTAAAAAATGA
- a CDS encoding D-2-hydroxyacid dehydrogenase translates to MSSLNIVVLNNLANRHFTAIHDVVPDTNIITCSIEEAPNFIEGADILIAWGWQPQDQLENLVLKSKNLKWIHSLSAGVENFLSSTIINSDILLSNSRGIHGIPMAEHVLAIMLSFTRQLEFFFNSQKAKLWQRTKLDELYGKTIGIVGLGSIGREIAKRAKGLGMQVYANKRTLTKELFVDQLFDQEQLSEMLAEADFVVVTLPLTDDTRNLFNLELFKTMKKSSYFINISRGAIVNEDDLITALNNKIIQGAALDVFQTEPLPDNSPLWEQENLIITPHISSLSPQYLDRAIKLFCENLKKYLSSSELLTLIDKEKGY, encoded by the coding sequence ATGTCTTCACTAAATATTGTCGTGCTAAACAACTTAGCAAATAGGCATTTTACCGCTATACACGATGTCGTTCCTGACACCAATATTATTACTTGTAGTATCGAAGAAGCACCTAATTTTATTGAAGGTGCTGACATTTTAATCGCTTGGGGTTGGCAGCCTCAAGACCAATTAGAAAATTTGGTCTTAAAATCAAAAAATCTAAAGTGGATTCACTCTTTAAGTGCCGGTGTTGAAAATTTTTTATCATCAACAATAATAAATTCTGATATCCTGCTATCAAACTCTCGCGGAATTCACGGCATTCCTATGGCAGAACATGTTTTAGCCATAATGTTATCCTTCACCAGACAATTAGAATTCTTTTTTAATAGTCAAAAAGCAAAACTTTGGCAACGCACTAAGTTAGATGAATTATATGGTAAAACAATTGGTATCGTCGGCTTAGGAAGCATCGGTCGGGAAATTGCTAAACGTGCTAAGGGTCTAGGAATGCAAGTTTACGCTAATAAAAGAACTTTAACTAAAGAATTATTTGTGGATCAATTATTTGATCAAGAACAACTCAGCGAAATGTTAGCTGAAGCTGATTTTGTCGTTGTAACCTTGCCACTAACTGATGATACACGTAATTTATTTAATTTAGAATTATTTAAAACTATGAAGAAATCGTCTTATTTTATTAACATTTCCAGAGGCGCTATTGTTAATGAAGATGATTTAATAACAGCTCTTAATAATAAAATTATCCAAGGAGCAGCTTTAGATGTTTTTCAAACAGAACCGCTACCTGATAATTCACCATTATGGGAACAAGAAAACTTGATTATAACTCCTCATATTTCTTCATTATCACCCCAATATCTTGATCGTGCAATAAAGCTTTTTTGTGAAAATCTCAAAAAATATTTAAGCAGTAGCGAATTATTAACACTGATTGACAAAGAAAAAGGCTATTAA
- a CDS encoding HD domain-containing protein, translated as MLKRIKQFYGACNAEIKPAELKIIFDNLNEAEQKLFFAMAVQDQCHAINVFKTVLKIAKEYNSVDVTLLKKTALLHDVGRKNKDLSIFDKVISVLMFKFFPELAGKLAKYGRGNKINNFRHALYVYLNHPQIGAILIKNLGNVKIAEIIAKHHQKINHKDSIELNILQRADNEN; from the coding sequence ATGTTAAAAAGAATTAAACAATTTTATGGTGCTTGTAATGCTGAAATAAAACCTGCTGAATTAAAAATTATTTTCGATAATTTAAACGAAGCAGAACAAAAATTGTTTTTTGCTATGGCGGTACAAGATCAATGCCATGCGATAAATGTTTTTAAAACTGTTCTTAAAATTGCGAAAGAATATAATTCGGTAGATGTTACTTTATTAAAGAAAACTGCATTACTACATGATGTTGGTAGAAAAAATAAAGATTTGAGTATTTTTGATAAAGTTATCAGTGTTCTGATGTTTAAATTTTTCCCTGAGCTAGCAGGCAAATTAGCTAAATACGGCAGAGGTAATAAAATTAATAATTTTAGACATGCGCTATATGTATATTTAAATCACCCGCAAATCGGTGCTATCTTAATAAAAAATCTCGGCAATGTAAAAATTGCCGAGATAATTGCGAAGCACCATCAAAAAATTAATCATAAAGATTCAATAGAATTAAATATTTTACAAAGGGCTGATAATGAAAATTAA
- the hisZ gene encoding ATP phosphoribosyltransferase regulatory subunit encodes MKKEEIVLKIPYGTRDFLPNEAMAKRQIEDAVASVFVKWGYEEIVSPTFEFLETLTIGNNDEMQQNMFKFFDKDNTTLGLRYDMTTPIARVASTRLNEEKRPLKLSYIANVFRYEQAQMGRQCEFYQAGVELMGVCQASADAEVIALSIETLRRAGLENFQISLGQIQFINGVMEESGLSKEKQEKLKEAMVNRDLVSFNEEIENSGLTDKHQEALKQLPLLHGHEEILAKAKAMTENEKSKNALVNLEEIFALLKVYGVEQYISFDLGIIRDFDYYTGMVFEAYTQGLGFPLCGGGRYDKMLKTFGNDCPATGFALGIERIMLALERQKINYKVIDKNIYVAWSEGKLGEAILKAKSLRAEGLTVEVGFTSQTEVEAKCYQELKKYQTLVYVS; translated from the coding sequence ATGAAAAAAGAAGAAATTGTACTTAAAATACCATATGGAACCAGAGATTTTTTACCCAATGAAGCAATGGCTAAAAGACAAATTGAAGATGCCGTCGCTAGCGTTTTCGTGAAGTGGGGCTATGAAGAAATTGTTTCACCAACCTTTGAATTTTTAGAAACTTTAACGATTGGCAATAATGATGAAATGCAACAAAATATGTTTAAGTTTTTTGATAAAGATAATACGACCTTAGGTCTTCGTTATGATATGACAACGCCGATTGCGCGAGTTGCCTCTACTAGATTAAATGAAGAGAAAAGACCCTTAAAGTTATCTTATATTGCCAATGTTTTTCGTTATGAACAGGCACAAATGGGGCGACAATGTGAGTTTTATCAAGCCGGTGTTGAATTGATGGGGGTTTGTCAAGCAAGTGCTGATGCGGAAGTAATTGCCTTATCAATTGAAACACTGCGTAGAGCTGGGCTTGAAAATTTCCAAATTAGCCTGGGACAAATTCAGTTTATTAATGGAGTTATGGAAGAAAGTGGCTTAAGCAAAGAAAAACAAGAAAAATTAAAAGAAGCAATGGTTAACAGAGACCTAGTTTCCTTTAATGAAGAAATAGAAAATAGTGGCTTGACTGATAAACATCAAGAAGCCTTAAAGCAATTACCGTTACTGCATGGTCACGAAGAAATTTTGGCAAAAGCAAAGGCGATGACAGAAAATGAAAAAAGTAAAAATGCTTTAGTAAATTTAGAGGAAATATTTGCCTTGCTAAAAGTGTATGGAGTAGAGCAATATATTAGTTTTGATTTAGGCATAATCCGCGACTTCGATTACTATACTGGAATGGTTTTTGAAGCTTATACCCAAGGTCTAGGCTTCCCGTTATGTGGTGGCGGACGTTATGATAAAATGCTAAAAACTTTTGGTAATGATTGTCCGGCGACAGGGTTTGCTTTAGGAATAGAACGTATTATGTTAGCGCTTGAACGCCAAAAAATTAATTATAAAGTAATTGATAAAAATATTTATGTGGCATGGAGTGAAGGGAAATTAGGTGAAGCCATTCTCAAAGCAAAATCTTTAAGAGCAGAAGGCTTAACAGTTGAAGTAGGTTTTACCTCACAAACTGAAGTTGAAGCAAAGTGCTATCAAGAACTTAAAAAATATCAAACATTAGTATATGTGAGCTAG